DNA sequence from the Synechococcus sp. MU1617 genome:
TTGGATACAAAAAATATAGTATTAGGTGAAATGAAAATCTTGGTTTCTCAGGGTGCGTATCAAAAAATTCAATATTTGGCCAAGAAAGATGAAGTTCTTCAAATACAAACTCAGATCACTGAGATTGATGAGCAGCTTAATCGGATCGATATTGAAAAAAATGCTAATACATTGTCGTCTGAAAAGTCCCTAAATCAACTCAATAATGAATTAAAAAATTCTGAACTACAGCTTCAATATCAAAATGTTCTCGCCCCCACCGACGGTATTCTTTTTGATCTGCGCGCTGTTGAGTCTAGTGTCCTTCAACCAGGTGAAAAAATTGCATCCATAGTTCCACAAAATGGTTTTTACGCGCAAGTTTACATCCCTAATAAAGATATAGGTTACATTAAAATTGGCCAAGAAACTTCCGTGCGTTTAGATGCTTTCTCTTTTGCTCGTTATGGTGAAATTGATGCAACTGTAAGTAATATTAGTGCAGATGCACTTCCGCCGACTACAACTATAAGTTATTATCATTTTCCTGTCACCTTGGATTTAAAACGTAATTTTCTTGGTACACCTGAAAACAAAATTCCTCTGAAGTCAGGAATGTCAGTCACCGCAAATTTAAAACTGCGTGATAAGCCTGCTATTAGTTTAATTAGTGATATTTTTGTGGAGCAAGCTGATAGCGTGCGTGGAATCCGCCAGCAGTAAACGTCTCCTCGTTAATTCATGAACTTTTGTACATCTGAAAATTTGCTCAAAGAATGGGCTTTTGGTGATCTAAAAGAAAATTTTTCAAAGATCGATCCATTCCACTTGAATTGTTTAAAACTGTCCAGCTCTTTCGATGCTTTTCTTTCTTTTTGGATTAAATACAATCTTGCTTGTAAGATACATTCTTTTCAGAAAGACAATTCCGAGTCCAGTGACAACGCGCAATTTCTTTTTCATAACATTGATCTAATGAGCAGAATTGATGACTACGATCAACTGCGGACGCAAATAAATTCTTCTATTGACTCTGTTATCTACGACTGGGCTGTTATGGAATGGAGTAGCAGGTTAGAGGCTTTATATATTTCCAATAAATCTTCTCTGGATTCATACAGCTTTGAGTTGTTACGTAACTCGGATCAATTAATGGCTGCAGAAATATACTATCGCTTGGTTTCGGATGAACAGCCGTTTGAGAGTTTGTCGTGGTCTTTTGGTCAGGGAGCAGAGAAAAAACATGGTGGAAAATTTGAAAATATGAAAGCTAAAGATATTCCAATCAGCATTATTCAGATTTTGAAGACATTAAACACTGGGCAGGTGGCAAAGCCTCGCAAATTAGGAGGTCTATATACAATTGTCCGCCTAAATAAATTTCAAGATGCTAAGTTTGATGATCTCACCAAGAAAGAAATTCTTGAATTTCAGATAGATGAATTTTTGATCTCGTTGAAGGAATCACTACTCAGTACTTTATAATAGTATTTGATTCGACAATGATTTGGCCTCCACCGACGGGCGCTTGAGTGGCCACCAACAACTTGTTGCGCAGCTTAGAGGCTCTGCGCCTTTCAATCTGCTAAGTGACTCTGAGTGCTCTAGTTGGCTTGAGCCTTCTAAAATTCTGAATTTAAGTCCTGGGCAGACAATATTATCTCCTAATATACTTCAAGATCGTATATATCTCCTCGTCACTGGGAGTGTTAGATATTTAGTTAATAATGAGGGGGTTATTGAAACCCTTGCGAAGCGTGGATCAGGTCAATTTTTAGGTTGGATCTCTCTATTGCGATGTGTTCCCACAGAATGGGTATCTGCGTCTGAAGATAGCTTAGTGCTTGCATTAGATTCAAATATTTTTATAAGCCTGTACAAATCAAATTCAGCGTTCCAAGCATGGTTCTCACGATTGAATAATGTTCAAGAGAGTTATGCTGTTGCAAAAGCTGTTCTTTCCTTATCACCAGAATTAATTGATGGTTGGCAGAAGAATTTGTTGCCCATGGCAGAAAATTCTATTTCCACTGTTAGTTCACCCGGTTCTCCATTTGTCCCTCCGAATAATCTAGATGATAATTATATTTGGTTTGCTAGTACACCTAATATCCCCGGCCTAGTCGTTGGTCAGCGTATATTGCCAAACCAATTCTTAGCTTCC
Encoded proteins:
- a CDS encoding peptidylprolyl isomerase translates to MNFCTSENLLKEWAFGDLKENFSKIDPFHLNCLKLSSSFDAFLSFWIKYNLACKIHSFQKDNSESSDNAQFLFHNIDLMSRIDDYDQLRTQINSSIDSVIYDWAVMEWSSRLEALYISNKSSLDSYSFELLRNSDQLMAAEIYYRLVSDEQPFESLSWSFGQGAEKKHGGKFENMKAKDIPISIIQILKTLNTGQVAKPRKLGGLYTIVRLNKFQDAKFDDLTKKEILEFQIDEFLISLKESLLSTL
- a CDS encoding HlyD family secretion protein, with translation MSKNTENLSSESNDASAEVVDITSSGSKLTLKEKSRDIANNWLAKNRSLVLRQTPFWAQSLLLLLISLGAVSLVGSIIFRIDEVVTATGQLKSLGGTVEVKTPAGGKIQKVYFKEGDSVKAGDLLLKYDTRQVQEKKNTLMILIKNEKNSLKTRLSSLDSQKRTLSLRKKLYESILDTKNIVLGEMKILVSQGAYQKIQYLAKKDEVLQIQTQITEIDEQLNRIDIEKNANTLSSEKSLNQLNNELKNSELQLQYQNVLAPTDGILFDLRAVESSVLQPGEKIASIVPQNGFYAQVYIPNKDIGYIKIGQETSVRLDAFSFARYGEIDATVSNISADALPPTTTISYYHFPVTLDLKRNFLGTPENKIPLKSGMSVTANLKLRDKPAISLISDIFVEQADSVRGIRQQ